In the Cellvibrio sp. KY-GH-1 genome, GCGCGGCGAAAAAACAATTCAGCAAATGCAGGCGGCGGGGCAGAACACAGCCGATGTGGAATCGCGCTTGAATATGTTTAAAGGTATTTTGCTGTGGCGTGCGGCGCAGGCATTTCCAGAGCGGATGGCAGAACAGCACGCCGAATTAAAAACGATTGACGATGCGCTCGCCACTGTCGCGGCAACACGCCAGCGAATTGAAGAAGTCACGCTCACCAGCATGGACATTCAGCCCGTGTTGGCTCGGTTGGATGTGTTGCGCAAAGACGTGAATAGTAATTTGCAGCACACTGAACAATTAATTGACCAGCAGAGTGCCAGTTTACGTGAGCAAGTGGATGCGCAGCTCGCAACCCACGAGAAACGCCTGAACAATTATTTAGCGCAGGCGCATCTCGCGGTGGCGCGTTTGTATGATGCCGAATTGAGGAAGCAACCCGAATGATTTTCCTCACTAAACAGTCAACCCGGTCGCGCACGACAAGAGTGACATTACTCGCGCTCATTATCGCCAGCAGCGTTCATTTACAAGGTTGCGGTACCTTCGGCATTGGCGACGATGGACGCGGTAAAACGCTGGCGGATTTGCCCGATGCAAAAATTCCCAATGCCAAAACCAAAGTAGAAGTATTGGATATGGCGCGCATTGAACAGAGTTATCAGCGTGCACTCGCCGCCGCGGAAGAGCCGGCCTTGCGTCAGCAAATTATGGTGCGTATTGCCGACCTTGAAATGGCGCGCAGTGAAAAAGCACAGCTGGACGCAACTGATACCCGTCGTCAGTATGACAAGCCGATTGCGCTCTACAATGAGCTGTTAAAAATGCAGGGCGCGGCGGCGCCATCCGCTAAAGGTATTCAGCCGGATCAATTGCGCTACAAGCTGGCCAAAGCGATGTCACTCGATGGACGCACTGAAGAGGCGTCGGTGATCCTCGACCAATTAGCGCAAACCAATCCCGATTCGCCATTTATGGCGGAGACACAATTTCGCCGCGCGGAGAAATCTTTTGCCGATGGTGACTACGCAGCTGCCGAGCGCAACTACGATGCGGTGGTAAAAGGCAATAATGCGGAGCTGCAACAAAACGCACTCTATATGAAAGGTTGGGCGCAATTTAAGCGTGGTGATTACGACCTCGCACTGAAATCATTTGCCGGCGTGCTCGATCAATTAATTGGTCACGCCACCAATCCGCAAGATGTGGATGCGGCGCTAACCGATATTGGGCTCTCCAAAGCGAATCTGGTAAAAGATACGTTACGTGTTATGGGGCTGTCATTATCGTATCTGGACGGTGCAAAATCCATTAGCGAATTGCAGCTCGCGTTGGGTGGCCCACGCGCTTACGAATATTTGCTTTACCAACAGCTCGGTCAATTATATCTGGAGCAAAAGCGCTTCACGGATAGCGCTGAAACCTATCAGCATTTTGTGCAGCACAACCCCAATTCCGATTTTTCGCCCAGCTTTAGCATTAAAGCGATTGATGTTTACCAACAGGGCGACTTCCCCAGTTTAATCCTGCCTGCCAAACAGGAATTTGTGGAGCGTTATGGAATTAGCAGCAACTTTTGGACGCAACGGAAAGGTGCAATCGGCGACAATGCGCTCGCCTACTTGCATCAATCCCTGCAAGAGCTAGCGCAATACGAACACGCCCAGGCACAAACTTTAAAGGCAACCAATAAAGCGGATTCCACAGCCGCGTTTGCGCGCGCGGCAAAATGGTATCGCGAATTTGTGCAAACCTTTGCCAAGGATGCGCAGGTTGCAGAGATGACCTTTTTGCTAGCCGAATGTTTGAATGAATCCGGTGATTTAATTCCCGCCATGGAAGCCTATGAGCAAGTTGCCTATGGCTACATGGACCAGTTGCGCGGAGCCGACGCCGGCTACGCCGCAATTTTAATTCCGCAGCAATTAATACAGTCGGCGCGCAGCCTGCCGGATAATCGCATGGAAGAATGGCAAAATCGCAAGATACAAAATGCGTTGAACTTTGCCGATGTTTACAAAAATGATCCGCGCGCGGTGGTGGTATTGGCAGAAGCAGCGAACGATTTACTGCAACAAAATCGCTACGTGGATGCAAAAAACATCGCCGAACGGGTGATTGCCTGGCAGCCACCGGCGGAAGGTTCGCTGCAATTTACCAGTTGGTTAATTCTGGGGCATAGCCGTTTTGAAACCAAAGAATATGCGGCGGCGGAACAAGCCTATGTGCAGGTATTAAATTTACTGCCCGCCCATGGTAAAACCCCCGGCGCACCCAGTGCGCAACAAGTGCGCGAACGCATTGCCGCCAGTATTTATCGCCAGGCGGAGGCGAGCCTTGAATTTGGCGATAAGGATGCGGCGATTGCGCAACTGCTGCGTATTACGCAAGTCACCCCGGATACCGAAGTGGCGATTAAAGCGCAGTACGATGCAGGTGTTTATTTAATGGATCAGGAAAAATGGACCCAAGCGGAAAATGTGTACACCTCATTCCGAAAAAAATATCCGCAACATGCATTAGCGGCAACGCTGCCGGCCAAAATGGTATTGATCTATCAAAACCAGAATAAATGGCAACAAGCTGCCGATGAGTTAGTGGTGATGGAGCGCACCAGTACTGATCCGGATGTAAAACGCCAGTCGCTCTATATGGGCGCTGAGTTGTACGAAAAATCGGGCAAGCTTTCACAGGCCATCGAACAATACCAGCGTTACGCTACGCAATATCCTCGGCCGTTGGCGAATAACCTGGAAGCGCAATTTAAATTAACAGAGTTATACAAAGCATCCGCCAATCGCGATAAGCGCAATTACTGGTTGCAGAATATTGTGAATACGCACAATCGCGCGGGCAGTGAGAAGTCTGATCGCTCAACCTGGTTAGCGGCGAGCGCGCAGACTGAAATATCCCAGGCGAGTTACGATGAATTTGCACGCATATCCTTGACCCTTCCGCTAAAAGCCAGCTTGCAGCGTAAGCGTGCAGCTATGGAAAAAGCAATTAAAGCCCAGGAGCAAATCCTTGCCTATGGCGTGAGTGAATTTACCACCGAAGCCAGTTTTAAAATTGGCGAGGTCTATGCGCAATTGAGTCGCGACCTGATGAATTCGCAGCGACCCAAAGATCTGGATGAATTAGCGCTGGAGCAATACGAAATTTTACTGGAGGAACAGGCTTATCCGTTTGAGGAAAAGGCGATTGAAATCCATCAGGCCAATGCCCAGCGCAGCTGGAAAGGCACTTACGATGCCGGCGTAAAACGCAGCTTTGCGGCGCTCGCCAAATTATTGCCCGGCCGTTACAACAAATCTGAAATGCGTTTGGAGGTGAGCGATGAGATTCACTAAACGCTATTGGTTGTTGATGGCAGGAATCATCTTACTGCAGGCCTGTTCGTCGTCGGCACCGAAAAAAACGGCTGGCAAAAAACCGGCAGCTGATGAGCCGGTAGCGGTTGTACCAGCAGGTACATCTATTCTGCCGGCAGGGCCGGTTACCCCTAATCCTTATTTGCAAAATAAACCATCAATCAGCAGTGCCGCCGCGCAACAATTTGCCAATGCCACGCGCGCGATGCGCAACAAGCAATGGCAGCAGGCGGAAACCTTGCTGCAACAATTGGTAGCGCAAAATACCAAATTGTCTGGTGCCTATTTGAATTTGGGATTGATCTACCGTGCACAGAAAGAAGATAAACGTGCGGAGCAGGCGTTTACCGACGCGATCAATGCCAACCACACTAATCTGGATGCTTACAACCAGTTGGCTATTTTGCAGCGCGAACAGGGGCGCTTTAATGATGCAGAAAGCAATTATAAAAAGGCCTTAAGCATTTGGCCCTTCCATGCGGAAAGTCATCGCAATATCGGCATACTTTATGATTTGTATTTCGGCAAAAATGCCGAGGCCCTGGTGCACTTTGAGGCTTACCAGCAATTGCGCGGCGATGGCGACAAGCAAGTGACCGGTTGGATTGCGGATTTGCAGCGACGTTTGGGGATTGCGCCCAAACCGAAAGCGACACCCGTCACAGAAAATGCGGCGGCAGATGTTGACGCTGATGGAGAAGCAGCGACGAGTGAAGCGGTAAAAGAGTCGAGTGAAGTCGTTGAAGAGGCTAGCGATGAGTAAATTATTTGCCCAAGTCTGTTGCTTTGTGTCGATTATTGTCAGTTTGCCGGCGCTCGCGCAAACGAACGAGGCATCTGCTGAGTCGGCGGCTGCCAGCGCGCCAGCAAAAGCTGATGCGGACAATAAAACCGCATCAACAAATGCAAGCGGAAAAAAAATGGTGCGCGAAGCCAATATTAATCTGCGTACTACGGTAACGGGCAACCAGGAACAACCGCGGGTGATGTATATCCTCCCCTGGCAGTCGCCCACCAGTCCGGATTTGGAAATGGAGATGCTCAGTAGCCAGCAAGAAGCAGTATTTGGTCACGTAGAGCGCGATGAAATGCAGCGCAGCCTGGAAGCATCGGGCGAGTGGGACGATAGCACGGCTGAGTAATTTCTTTTAAACACGAATACAACTTAAAACATTTTTATTGTGAGGCTTTGGTTATGGATTCTCTGATTCGTTTTTTCCAGGAAGGCGGCGCCTTCATGTATCCCATCGCCGTGGTATTGGTAGTGGGGTTGGCGATTGCGATTGAACGCTGGTTGGTTTTAATGAATGCCAAGAGTTCCAATCGCCAAGCGTTTGATCGTATTTTGCCGCTGTTGCAAAAAAAGGATTACAACGGTGTGCTGAATGTCGGTAAATCCAGCGATGCCCCTATCGCGCGTATTATCGCTGCCGGTATCGCGCGCATGGCCCAATCGCCACGTCGCGATGATATTGAATTGGCGATGGAGGAAGGTGTTATGGAGGCCATGCCGCGTTTGGAAAAGCGCACCGCGTATCTCGCGACCCTCGCCAATATCGCTACCCTGCTGGGATTGTTGGGTACCATTATCGGTTTGATCCAGGCATTTACGGCGGTTGCCAGCGCCGACCCGGCAGAAAAAGCAGCACTGCTCTCGTCATCAATTGCCGTTGCAATGAATACCACGGCGTTTGGTCTGGTCGCGGCAATTCCGTTATTGTTGATCCACTCAATGTTGCAAAGCAAAACCACAGAAATTATTGATAGCCTGGAAATGGCGGGCGTTAAGTGCCTGAATATTATTTCCCATGTTCAGGATGTACCGCGTACCCGTACGCAGGATACCGGTGCTACCAAACCACAATCTGCACAATAACGATTGAACCTGTTGAATTGTAAGAGCGAGGTTCAATCTCATGCGCATTAAACGGCGAATTAAAGAGGACCCTGATCTCGACATCACCTCCTTTATGAACTTAATGATCATATTGGTACCGGTGTTGTTGATGAGCATGGTGCTCTCGCGCACCACGGTATTGGATTTAAAATTACCGGATATGGCTGACTCCAGTGTTCCTATGACGGAGGAGCCGCCACAACAACTCGAATTAATTATTCGCGCCGATAAATTTGAAGTGAATTATCCGGCAGGCATTAAATTAAAGTGGGTCGAAAAAACCGCTGATGGCGAATATGATTTCAAAATGCTGGCGAGTGTGTTGCAAGAAACAAAACGCCTGCTGGAAGACAAAGGCATCCAGAAAAAAGATATTTATATTCTCTCGGAAAAAGACACCGACTACCAAACGCTCGTCACCACTATGGATACCGTGCGCTCGTTTAAAGCCGTGGTAGCGGCTAATCTCGTTGATGCAGAATTATTCCCGGAAATTTCGTTGGGTGATGCTCCTCCGCCAGGTCAGTCCACCGGTGCGGTAGCGCCAGCGGGAGGTGCGCAATGAAACAGTCGCTGCGCGCCAAGCGTATGGCTAAACATCACCGCCGTTTGAATCAGGCCTCCAAGTTAAACCTGGTTTCCTTGATGGATATTTTTACCATTTTGGTATTTTTCCTGTTGGTGAATTCCGGTGATGTAGAAGTATTGCAAACCGATAAAAGTATTAAATTGCCCGCGTCTTTTTCTGAACAGGTACCGGAAAATAATCTCGTGGTATTAGTTAGCGCGACTGACGTGGTGGTGGGTGGCCGTGCGGTAGGTACAGTGACTGATCTGATAGCGTCCACCAGCGATTTGTACGCGCCTTTGCAGCAGGAATTGAAATACCAGGCTGAGCGCGCTGGCCCCTTGGCTGAAAAAGATAAGCTCACTGGCCGCCCGGTAACCATCATGGCGGATCAAAAAGTGCCTTATCAGTTGCTGAAGAAAATTATGGCAACCTGTGCTGCTGCTGAGTATCGCGATATTTCTCTCGCCGTCACCAAAAAGGAATTGCCTGCTAATTCCGGTGGGGGAGGCTGATATGGCTCTTGCCCTGAATTTGGAATTACCCTGGAGCTCGTCGATTGATGACGACAAGCGCTACAACAAAATTTTGTTGGTGTGCATTGTTGTATTGCTCGCGGTGAGTGTGGTGGTCACGGTTATTAAAGTCCCGGAATTGGCGCGCGCTGAAAAAGAAAAGCTACCGCCGCAACTGGCGCGTGTGGTGCTGGAAAAGCAGGAGCTTCCACCACCAAAACCGATTGAACCACCAAAACCGGAAGAGAAAAAACCGGAAGAAAAGAAACCCGAGGAAAAAAAGCCTGAACCGGTGGAAGCAAAGCCAGAGCCCAAGCCAGTTGAAAAGCCCAGGCAGCCGTCCAAGTTACCACCCAAGGAAGCTGTTGAGCGCGCACGCGAGCAGGCTGAAAGCCAGGTGAGCCAATTTAAGGATGATCTCGCTGAAATGCGCGAGATGATGCAAACCTCGGCGATAGAAACGGCAGCGACTACTGTGACTAATAGTACGGGTGAAGCAGCTCAGGTTGATCGCGCCATGATTACCAGCGGCGCCAAGGTTGCCAGTGGTGGCATCAATACCGCTGCCATGAGTCGCGATACCGGCGGAGTTGCATTGTCCGGGCGTGAGACGACCAAGGTGAAAAGCGGTCTCGCTGAAGCGGGTAAAAAAACCGGTGCAGCTAAAGCGGGCAATAGCGATGGTGCTGGCGGTGCAGCGCGCAGTGAGGAGGAAATCCGCAAGATCATGGAGCAGCACAAAGGTGCTATCTATTCGATTTACAACCGCGCCCTGCGCCAAAATCCTGCCCTGCAAGGCAAGATGGTGGTGAAAATAGTGATCGACCCCAATGGCCGAATTGTCGAGGCGAGTCTGGTATCGAGTGAATTAGGTGATTCCGCGTTAGAGAGCAAGATCCTCCAGCGTATTAAGCTCATCACATTTCCAGCATCCAATGTGGCGCGCACAACCATTACCCAAACCTTCGATTTCCTGCCGCAATAACGCTAACCCACGGTTCAGTTAACACTGGCCGTGGGAGCTATATCACATTGGCGATCCATTCCATTTAA is a window encoding:
- a CDS encoding biopolymer transporter ExbD translates to MRIKRRIKEDPDLDITSFMNLMIILVPVLLMSMVLSRTTVLDLKLPDMADSSVPMTEEPPQQLELIIRADKFEVNYPAGIKLKWVEKTADGEYDFKMLASVLQETKRLLEDKGIQKKDIYILSEKDTDYQTLVTTMDTVRSFKAVVAANLVDAELFPEISLGDAPPPGQSTGAVAPAGGAQ
- a CDS encoding tetratricopeptide repeat protein, which produces MIFLTKQSTRSRTTRVTLLALIIASSVHLQGCGTFGIGDDGRGKTLADLPDAKIPNAKTKVEVLDMARIEQSYQRALAAAEEPALRQQIMVRIADLEMARSEKAQLDATDTRRQYDKPIALYNELLKMQGAAAPSAKGIQPDQLRYKLAKAMSLDGRTEEASVILDQLAQTNPDSPFMAETQFRRAEKSFADGDYAAAERNYDAVVKGNNAELQQNALYMKGWAQFKRGDYDLALKSFAGVLDQLIGHATNPQDVDAALTDIGLSKANLVKDTLRVMGLSLSYLDGAKSISELQLALGGPRAYEYLLYQQLGQLYLEQKRFTDSAETYQHFVQHNPNSDFSPSFSIKAIDVYQQGDFPSLILPAKQEFVERYGISSNFWTQRKGAIGDNALAYLHQSLQELAQYEHAQAQTLKATNKADSTAAFARAAKWYREFVQTFAKDAQVAEMTFLLAECLNESGDLIPAMEAYEQVAYGYMDQLRGADAGYAAILIPQQLIQSARSLPDNRMEEWQNRKIQNALNFADVYKNDPRAVVVLAEAANDLLQQNRYVDAKNIAERVIAWQPPAEGSLQFTSWLILGHSRFETKEYAAAEQAYVQVLNLLPAHGKTPGAPSAQQVRERIAASIYRQAEASLEFGDKDAAIAQLLRITQVTPDTEVAIKAQYDAGVYLMDQEKWTQAENVYTSFRKKYPQHALAATLPAKMVLIYQNQNKWQQAADELVVMERTSTDPDVKRQSLYMGAELYEKSGKLSQAIEQYQRYATQYPRPLANNLEAQFKLTELYKASANRDKRNYWLQNIVNTHNRAGSEKSDRSTWLAASAQTEISQASYDEFARISLTLPLKASLQRKRAAMEKAIKAQEQILAYGVSEFTTEASFKIGEVYAQLSRDLMNSQRPKDLDELALEQYEILLEEQAYPFEEKAIEIHQANAQRSWKGTYDAGVKRSFAALAKLLPGRYNKSEMRLEVSDEIH
- a CDS encoding AgmX/PglI C-terminal domain-containing protein, producing the protein MALALNLELPWSSSIDDDKRYNKILLVCIVVLLAVSVVVTVIKVPELARAEKEKLPPQLARVVLEKQELPPPKPIEPPKPEEKKPEEKKPEEKKPEPVEAKPEPKPVEKPRQPSKLPPKEAVERAREQAESQVSQFKDDLAEMREMMQTSAIETAATTVTNSTGEAAQVDRAMITSGAKVASGGINTAAMSRDTGGVALSGRETTKVKSGLAEAGKKTGAAKAGNSDGAGGAARSEEEIRKIMEQHKGAIYSIYNRALRQNPALQGKMVVKIVIDPNGRIVEASLVSSELGDSALESKILQRIKLITFPASNVARTTITQTFDFLPQ
- a CDS encoding MotA/TolQ/ExbB proton channel family protein encodes the protein MDSLIRFFQEGGAFMYPIAVVLVVGLAIAIERWLVLMNAKSSNRQAFDRILPLLQKKDYNGVLNVGKSSDAPIARIIAAGIARMAQSPRRDDIELAMEEGVMEAMPRLEKRTAYLATLANIATLLGLLGTIIGLIQAFTAVASADPAEKAALLSSSIAVAMNTTAFGLVAAIPLLLIHSMLQSKTTEIIDSLEMAGVKCLNIISHVQDVPRTRTQDTGATKPQSAQ
- a CDS encoding tetratricopeptide repeat protein is translated as MRFTKRYWLLMAGIILLQACSSSAPKKTAGKKPAADEPVAVVPAGTSILPAGPVTPNPYLQNKPSISSAAAQQFANATRAMRNKQWQQAETLLQQLVAQNTKLSGAYLNLGLIYRAQKEDKRAEQAFTDAINANHTNLDAYNQLAILQREQGRFNDAESNYKKALSIWPFHAESHRNIGILYDLYFGKNAEALVHFEAYQQLRGDGDKQVTGWIADLQRRLGIAPKPKATPVTENAAADVDADGEAATSEAVKESSEVVEEASDE
- a CDS encoding biopolymer transporter ExbD, coding for MKQSLRAKRMAKHHRRLNQASKLNLVSLMDIFTILVFFLLVNSGDVEVLQTDKSIKLPASFSEQVPENNLVVLVSATDVVVGGRAVGTVTDLIASTSDLYAPLQQELKYQAERAGPLAEKDKLTGRPVTIMADQKVPYQLLKKIMATCAAAEYRDISLAVTKKELPANSGGGG